Proteins co-encoded in one Marinomonas sp. IMCC 4694 genomic window:
- a CDS encoding lipase family protein: protein MTSKISSLILCLLMMLPWSLTYASLDFSLVQRFAVLSDDTYLDSAELAQRLDAQDQRLIHQSLITQSQVSYFLSDEGGTQTIAIRGTANLENAMLDLNIALNPNATLGIKLHQGFDAGAKAVYDDIKPFLDRHSPIHLTGHSLGGAIAVILALYLQQDGYDVTQVVTFGQPKVTNVTGANRYKALPLLRVVTLEDIVPLVPPISPLQIKELDIFWHIGEEIILMDKQTYSQTNGVKAMLRATKFTTSIPSDKNLNAHRMSTYLTLLESLQTTPKKVPYKTNINVFGFSFD, encoded by the coding sequence ATGACGTCAAAAATATCGAGTCTTATTTTGTGTTTGCTGATGATGTTGCCATGGTCGTTGACTTATGCCTCGTTGGATTTTTCTCTTGTTCAGCGCTTCGCAGTATTATCAGACGACACCTACCTTGACTCAGCCGAATTAGCACAACGCCTTGACGCACAAGATCAACGACTCATTCATCAATCACTCATCACACAGTCTCAGGTCAGTTATTTTTTAAGTGACGAAGGCGGCACACAAACTATTGCTATTCGAGGTACTGCGAACCTTGAAAACGCCATGCTGGATTTAAATATTGCTCTCAACCCCAACGCCACCTTGGGAATTAAGTTACATCAAGGTTTTGATGCCGGAGCCAAAGCGGTTTATGACGACATTAAGCCTTTCTTAGACAGACACTCACCCATTCATCTCACAGGGCACAGCTTAGGTGGTGCGATAGCGGTGATTTTGGCGCTTTACCTCCAGCAAGATGGCTATGACGTGACGCAGGTAGTGACTTTTGGTCAACCCAAAGTCACTAATGTTACGGGCGCGAACCGATACAAGGCATTGCCTTTGCTTCGAGTGGTCACATTAGAAGACATTGTGCCTCTTGTACCACCCATTAGTCCTTTACAAATTAAAGAGTTAGATATTTTCTGGCACATAGGAGAAGAGATTATCTTGATGGACAAACAAACGTATTCTCAAACCAATGGCGTAAAAGCCATGTTACGAGCAACAAAATTTACCACATCGATACCAAGTGATAAAAACCTGAATGCGCATCGCATGAGCACTTATCTGACACTATTAGAATCCCTTCAAACGACACCTAAAAAAGTGCCGTACAAAACGAACATTAATGTCTTTGGCTTCTCATTCGATTAG